A stretch of Oculatellaceae cyanobacterium DNA encodes these proteins:
- the cysW gene encoding sulfate ABC transporter permease subunit CysW, which translates to MNSDLAGHSFYSQSPDSQPSKKAKEHGWVKVVLIAVALAYLFLILFIPSINVFAQAFKEGFNPFFANLTEPNFLHAIKLTIIIALVVVPINTVFGLCAAWVIARHQFRGRTFLISLLDIPFAVSPVVAGLMIVLLYGRNGWFGSLLEAANIKIIFATPAMILASAFITLPFVAREVIPVLEEAGSDQEEAAKTLGANDWQIFWRVTLPNISWGLLYGVILTNARVMGEFGAVSVVSGNITGKTQTLPLFVEEAYKQYQTQASFSAAVLLAGLAFITLVLKEILENKTKIKEIE; encoded by the coding sequence ATGAACTCTGATTTAGCGGGGCATTCTTTCTATTCACAATCACCAGATTCTCAGCCATCAAAGAAAGCAAAAGAACATGGCTGGGTGAAAGTAGTTTTGATTGCTGTGGCGCTGGCGTACCTTTTCTTAATACTATTCATTCCCTCCATCAACGTCTTTGCACAAGCCTTTAAAGAAGGGTTTAACCCTTTTTTCGCTAACCTGACAGAGCCTAATTTTCTTCATGCCATAAAACTTACAATCATAATCGCCCTAGTTGTCGTCCCGATAAATACAGTATTTGGACTTTGTGCAGCTTGGGTAATTGCACGGCATCAATTTAGAGGTAGAACCTTTCTAATTAGCCTTTTAGACATTCCCTTTGCAGTTTCTCCAGTCGTAGCTGGATTGATGATTGTATTGCTCTACGGGCGCAATGGCTGGTTTGGCTCACTATTAGAAGCAGCAAACATTAAAATCATTTTTGCTACCCCTGCAATGATTCTGGCAAGTGCTTTTATCACCCTGCCGTTTGTCGCCCGCGAAGTAATTCCAGTTTTAGAAGAAGCTGGTTCAGATCAAGAAGAAGCAGCTAAAACATTAGGCGCTAACGATTGGCAAATATTCTGGCGCGTCACCCTGCCTAATATTAGTTGGGGTTTGCTATACGGTGTAATTTTGACCAATGCTAGAGTCATGGGTGAGTTTGGTGCAGTTTCAGTTGTTTCTGGTAATATCACTGGTAAAACTCAAACTCTGCCACTTTTTGTTGAGGAAGCTTACAAGCAATACCAAACTCAGGCTTCTTTCTCAGCCGCAGTTTTGCTTGCGGGTTTGGCATTTATCACCCTCGTACTCAAAGAAATACTAGAGAATAAAACCAAAATCAAAGAGATTGAATAG
- a CDS encoding NIL domain-containing protein, with protein MKHQNSNNISDSQLETSDISQKATTANFKQNNTRTKTRLRVRIPNHYRQEPVISRLISQHGLTVNIAAAILGANGRDDGWFDLEISGTVQQISSAQIYLNDLDLEVLSEPKNQAYCW; from the coding sequence ATGAAACATCAAAACAGTAACAATATCTCAGATAGTCAATTAGAAACTTCTGATATTAGCCAGAAAGCAACAACAGCTAACTTTAAGCAAAACAATACAAGAACTAAAACTCGCCTTAGAGTTCGTATTCCCAATCATTACCGTCAGGAACCAGTAATTTCGCGCTTGATTTCTCAGCATGGTTTAACAGTCAATATTGCCGCAGCTATATTAGGAGCAAATGGCAGAGATGATGGTTGGTTTGACCTAGAAATTAGCGGCACTGTCCAACAAATTAGCAGCGCTCAAATTTATCTCAATGACTTAGATCTAGAAGTCTTGTCTGAGCCTAAAAATCAAGCATATTGCTGGTAA
- a CDS encoding NIL domain-containing protein, with amino-acid sequence MTNAIDNRPTKIRIKIRIPKNFQEEPVISRLVSAHGVTVNIAGALLGANARDDGWFDLELLGTTSQIQSALLYLEELKLEIWSQSNIEEDAW; translated from the coding sequence ATGACAAATGCTATAGACAATAGACCAACCAAAATCCGCATCAAAATTCGCATTCCCAAAAATTTTCAAGAAGAACCAGTGATCTCGCGCCTAGTTTCTGCACACGGCGTAACCGTTAATATCGCAGGAGCATTACTAGGAGCGAATGCCAGGGATGATGGCTGGTTTGACCTAGAACTACTAGGCACAACAAGTCAAATTCAGAGTGCCTTACTTTACTTAGAAGAACTTAAATTAGAAATTTGGAGTCAATCAAATATCGAGGAAGATGCGTGGTAA
- a CDS encoding response regulator transcription factor: MKDNGVKDHKRLLLIDDDPNLILLVQDYLVFKGYEVITAENGREALEVLDKEIPDMIICDVMMPEMDGYALVEHIRQDARISWIPVLFLSAKGQSQDRVKGLSTGADVYMVKPFEPEELVAQVESSLKQANRLMQQPNKGAEANPKIQVPASVELTPTELKVVQFVARGLANKDIADLMNVSQRTIESHVSNMLGKTGLHNRTELARWAIESSMA, from the coding sequence ATGAAAGACAATGGTGTAAAAGATCACAAACGACTGCTGCTAATTGATGATGACCCTAACCTGATCTTGTTAGTTCAGGACTACCTTGTATTTAAAGGGTATGAAGTCATCACAGCAGAAAATGGTCGGGAAGCTTTGGAGGTCTTAGACAAAGAAATTCCCGACATGATTATTTGTGATGTAATGATGCCAGAGATGGACGGATATGCTCTAGTTGAGCATATTAGACAAGATGCGCGTATAAGCTGGATTCCAGTGCTGTTTCTTTCTGCTAAGGGTCAAAGCCAAGATCGAGTCAAAGGTCTTAGCACAGGCGCAGATGTGTACATGGTGAAGCCGTTTGAGCCAGAAGAACTGGTGGCGCAAGTAGAATCATCCCTCAAACAAGCCAACCGCTTAATGCAGCAGCCTAACAAAGGAGCAGAAGCAAATCCTAAAATTCAAGTTCCTGCTTCTGTTGAATTAACTCCGACTGAACTAAAAGTAGTTCAGTTTGTGGCGCGAGGCTTGGCAAATAAAGACATCGCAGATTTGATGAATGTTAGCCAACGAACTATTGAAAGTCATGTGTCGAATATGTTAGGAAAAACTGGTTTACATAATCGTACAGAACTAGCTCGCTGGGCGATTGAAAGTAGCATGGCGTGA